The following are encoded in a window of Microvirga ossetica genomic DNA:
- a CDS encoding DUF4142 domain-containing protein, with the protein MKISSIVMAATVLVTVLPEAIPVVWAQGQGASVPATQTRPIEPQEFVRLAYSSASLQAQAARLAAGRDTRPEVKNYAASAADFRTSLLQRLEAFARERSIPLPAMKEFEHQVILENLEPLDALELSRRYAEIQVQALDREIGIYQAASRSPHQEIKEFSAQVLPQLQQRLKGAQTMYDAIKP; encoded by the coding sequence ATGAAGATCAGCAGCATCGTCATGGCAGCAACCGTTCTCGTGACAGTGCTGCCGGAAGCAATCCCGGTCGTCTGGGCACAAGGGCAGGGTGCATCGGTCCCCGCCACGCAGACGCGTCCCATCGAGCCGCAGGAGTTCGTCCGGCTGGCCTACAGCTCCGCGTCCCTCCAGGCGCAGGCCGCCAGGCTTGCGGCCGGACGCGACACGAGACCGGAGGTCAAGAACTACGCGGCGTCAGCGGCCGATTTCCGCACAAGCCTCCTGCAACGGCTCGAGGCCTTCGCCAGGGAGCGCAGCATCCCACTCCCGGCCATGAAGGAATTCGAGCATCAGGTCATCCTTGAGAACCTGGAGCCGCTCGATGCCCTCGAACTGAGCCGACGCTACGCGGAGATCCAGGTGCAGGCGCTTGATCGGGAAATCGGCATCTACCAAGCGGCAAGCCGGAGTCCGCATCAGGAGATCAAGGAATTCTCCGCTCAGGTGCTTCCCCAGTTGCAGCAGCGGCTCAAGGGTGCGCAGACAATGTACGACGCCATCAAGCCGTGA
- the napA gene encoding periplasmic nitrate reductase subunit alpha yields the protein MDLTRRTVLKAQAAAAAAAAAGISLPAVAQNILTGEDLQLQWSKAPCRFCGTGCGVMVGVKEGKVVATHGDMQAEVNRGLNCVKGYFLSKIMYGSDRLTQPLLRMRNGQFAKDGAFEPVSWDQAFDEMARQFKRVLKENGPEAVGMFGSGQWTIWEGYAASKLMRAGFRTNNLDPNARHCMASAAVTFIRTFGMDEPMGCYDDFEHADAFVLWGSNMAEMHPILWTRVTDRRLSHPHVRIATLSTYEHRTTDLSDMAVIFKPGTDLAIMNYIANHLIQTGAVNREFMDRHVNIRMANTDIGYGLRPEHVLEQRAQHANDAQVSHPSDFEAYAKLMSEYTLERVSELSGVRKEQLEALAKLYADPKVKVMSLWTMGFNQHVRGVWANHMVYNLHLMTGKIAEPGNSPFSLTGQPSACGTAREVGTFAHRLPADMQVNNPEHRKHAEELWKLPHGLLPEKVGYHAVQQDRMLKDGKLNAYWIMCNNNLQTAPNTNNETYPGYRNPANFVVVSDPYPTVTAMAADLILPTAMWVEKEGAYGNAERRTHFWHQLVNAPGEARSDLWQLMEFSKRFTTDEVWPAGVLDANPAYKGKTLHDVLFANGQVNKFPLSELDPAYENREAKAFGFYVQKGLFEEYASFGRGHGHDLAPFDTYHQVRGQRWPVVNGKETLWRYRECYDPYVEKGSGLQFYGNPDKKANLIAAPYEPPAETPDDEFDLWLVTGRVLEHWHSGSMTLRVPELYRAFPGAVLFMHPDDATKRHLRRGQEVRIISRRGEIRSRVETRGRNKMPPGVVFVPFFDASQLVNKLTLDATDPISKQTDFKKCAVKVVLAASADAGRQP from the coding sequence ATGGACCTCACGCGCCGCACCGTCCTGAAGGCCCAGGCAGCCGCAGCCGCAGCCGCAGCCGCTGGTATTTCCCTCCCTGCCGTTGCCCAGAACATCCTGACGGGTGAGGACCTTCAACTGCAATGGTCGAAGGCTCCCTGCCGCTTCTGCGGCACCGGCTGCGGTGTGATGGTCGGGGTGAAAGAAGGCAAGGTCGTTGCCACCCACGGCGACATGCAGGCCGAGGTCAATCGCGGCCTCAACTGCGTCAAGGGTTACTTCCTCTCCAAGATCATGTACGGCAGCGATCGGCTCACCCAGCCGCTCCTGCGCATGAGGAACGGGCAGTTCGCGAAGGACGGCGCGTTCGAGCCCGTCTCCTGGGACCAGGCCTTCGACGAGATGGCGCGGCAGTTCAAGCGCGTGCTCAAGGAGAACGGCCCCGAAGCGGTCGGCATGTTCGGCTCGGGCCAGTGGACGATCTGGGAGGGCTATGCCGCCTCCAAGCTGATGCGGGCGGGATTCCGCACCAACAACCTCGATCCGAACGCCCGCCACTGCATGGCGTCCGCCGCCGTCACCTTCATCCGTACCTTCGGCATGGACGAGCCGATGGGTTGCTACGACGATTTCGAGCATGCCGACGCCTTCGTGCTCTGGGGCTCGAACATGGCCGAGATGCACCCGATCCTGTGGACCCGGGTGACCGACCGCCGCCTCAGCCATCCGCATGTGCGGATCGCGACGCTGTCCACCTACGAGCACCGCACGACGGATCTCTCGGACATGGCGGTGATCTTCAAGCCCGGCACGGACCTCGCGATCATGAACTACATCGCGAACCACCTCATCCAGACCGGGGCGGTGAACCGCGAGTTCATGGACCGGCACGTCAACATCCGCATGGCCAACACCGACATCGGTTACGGCCTGCGGCCGGAGCACGTGCTCGAGCAGCGGGCGCAGCACGCCAACGACGCCCAGGTCTCGCATCCATCGGATTTCGAGGCCTACGCGAAGCTCATGAGCGAGTACACGCTGGAGCGCGTGTCCGAGTTGTCCGGTGTCCGGAAGGAGCAACTGGAAGCTTTGGCGAAACTCTACGCCGATCCGAAGGTCAAGGTGATGTCGCTCTGGACCATGGGGTTCAACCAGCACGTTCGCGGCGTCTGGGCCAATCACATGGTCTACAACCTGCACCTGATGACCGGGAAGATCGCGGAGCCCGGCAACTCACCCTTCTCGCTCACCGGCCAGCCCTCGGCCTGCGGCACGGCGCGCGAGGTCGGCACCTTCGCCCACCGTCTTCCGGCCGACATGCAGGTCAACAATCCCGAGCACCGCAAGCACGCGGAGGAGCTCTGGAAGCTGCCGCACGGGCTGCTGCCGGAGAAGGTCGGCTATCACGCCGTGCAGCAGGACCGCATGCTCAAGGACGGCAAGCTCAATGCCTACTGGATCATGTGCAACAACAACCTCCAGACGGCGCCGAACACCAACAACGAGACCTATCCCGGCTACCGCAATCCGGCGAACTTCGTGGTGGTCTCGGATCCCTACCCGACAGTCACCGCCATGGCGGCGGACCTGATCCTGCCGACGGCGATGTGGGTCGAGAAGGAGGGCGCCTACGGCAACGCGGAGCGGCGCACCCATTTCTGGCACCAGCTCGTCAACGCCCCCGGCGAGGCCCGCTCCGACCTCTGGCAGTTGATGGAGTTCTCGAAGCGCTTCACCACCGACGAGGTCTGGCCGGCCGGGGTCCTCGATGCCAACCCCGCCTACAAGGGCAAGACCCTCCATGACGTTCTCTTCGCCAACGGTCAGGTGAACAAGTTCCCGCTGTCGGAGCTCGATCCGGCCTACGAGAATCGCGAGGCCAAGGCTTTCGGCTTCTACGTCCAAAAGGGATTGTTCGAGGAATACGCCAGCTTCGGGCGCGGTCATGGGCACGATCTGGCGCCGTTCGACACCTATCATCAGGTCAGGGGCCAGCGGTGGCCCGTCGTGAACGGCAAGGAGACGCTCTGGCGCTACCGCGAGTGCTACGATCCCTATGTCGAGAAGGGCAGCGGGCTCCAGTTCTACGGCAATCCCGACAAGAAGGCCAACCTCATCGCCGCACCCTACGAGCCGCCCGCCGAGACCCCGGACGACGAGTTCGATCTCTGGCTCGTCACCGGCCGCGTGCTGGAGCACTGGCATTCGGGCTCGATGACGCTGCGCGTGCCCGAACTGTACCGGGCGTTTCCGGGTGCGGTCCTGTTCATGCACCCGGACGACGCCACCAAGCGCCATCTCCGGCGCGGGCAGGAGGTGCGCATCATCTCCCGGCGCGGCGAGATCCGCAGCCGGGTCGAGACGAGGGGACGCAACAAAATGCCGCCCGGGGTGGTCTTCGTGCCGTTCTTCGACGCCAGCCAGCTCGTCAACAAGCTCACGCTCGACGCGACGGATCCGATCTCGAAGCAGACCGACTTCAAGAAATGCGCCGTCAAGGTCGTGCTGGCCGCCAGTGCGGACGCGGGGAGGCAGCCATGA
- a CDS encoding NapC/NirT family cytochrome c, whose amino-acid sequence MAAGISRAWGWFRGNRWVNTALSPPVYLSLAFLTLGGFVAGVGFWGAFNTALEATNTEQFCTSCHEMQANVFEELKGTIHFTNRSGVRATCPDCHVPHEWTNKIARKMQASKEVWGHIFGSIATRDKFLAMRKHLAEREWERMKANDSLECRNCHSSESMDLTKQNPRAASAHERFLFSGERTCIDCHKGIAHRLPDMSGVPGWQ is encoded by the coding sequence ATGGCGGCCGGTATCTCACGCGCCTGGGGCTGGTTCCGCGGGAATCGCTGGGTCAACACGGCGCTGAGTCCGCCGGTCTACCTCAGCCTCGCCTTTCTCACGCTTGGCGGCTTCGTGGCCGGGGTGGGCTTCTGGGGCGCCTTCAACACCGCCCTCGAGGCGACGAACACGGAGCAGTTCTGCACCAGTTGCCACGAGATGCAGGCCAACGTCTTCGAGGAGCTGAAGGGCACGATCCATTTTACCAACCGCTCCGGCGTGCGGGCTACGTGTCCCGATTGCCACGTCCCGCACGAGTGGACCAACAAGATCGCCCGCAAGATGCAGGCCTCGAAGGAGGTCTGGGGCCACATTTTCGGCTCCATTGCCACGCGGGACAAGTTCCTGGCCATGCGCAAGCACCTGGCGGAGCGCGAGTGGGAGCGGATGAAGGCCAACGACTCGCTGGAATGCCGCAACTGCCACAGCTCGGAGTCGATGGACCTGACGAAGCAGAACCCGCGCGCGGCCTCGGCGCACGAGCGCTTCCTGTTCTCTGGCGAGAGAACCTGCATCGACTGCCACAAGGGCATCGCGCATCGCCTGCCCGACATGTCGGGCGTTCCGGGATGGCAGTAA
- a CDS encoding chaperone NapD, with product MTGECHISSLVVHSRPDRVPFIVECIGAIAGAEVHGGEDIGKLIVTLETETESQVVERINAIQLLDGVLAATLVFHHFEPVQERE from the coding sequence ATGACCGGCGAATGTCACATCTCCAGCCTCGTGGTTCACAGCCGTCCCGACCGCGTGCCCTTCATCGTGGAGTGCATCGGTGCGATCGCGGGAGCCGAAGTCCATGGCGGCGAGGATATCGGCAAACTGATCGTCACCCTCGAAACGGAAACGGAAAGCCAAGTCGTCGAGCGGATCAACGCGATCCAGCTCCTCGACGGCGTGCTCGCCGCGACCCTCGTCTTCCATCATTTCGAGCCTGTCCAAGAGCGGGAGTAG
- a CDS encoding periplasmic nitrate reductase, NapE protein: protein MPVTRDLPSDNPAMQSELLKAGRKRRETLTFLVLAVLIWPFIAVGIVAGWGFVVWMYYLFTGPPGPV, encoded by the coding sequence GTGCCAGTCACGCGTGATCTCCCATCGGACAATCCGGCCATGCAATCGGAGCTGCTGAAGGCTGGCCGGAAGCGGCGGGAGACGCTTACCTTCCTGGTCCTCGCAGTCCTGATCTGGCCCTTCATCGCCGTCGGCATCGTCGCAGGCTGGGGGTTCGTCGTCTGGATGTACTACCTGTTCACGGGACCGCCCGGTCCGGTCTGA
- a CDS encoding 4Fe-4S binding protein, translating to MTEAVDLKRRSFLLGRLAPASQAAGPPIAVIGPSCLAFRGIACMSCRDVCPVEAVRFELAVGGACPTILTDACTGCGACARSCPADAIRVFAREAMA from the coding sequence ATGACCGAAGCCGTGGATCTCAAGCGCCGCAGCTTCCTGCTCGGGAGGCTTGCCCCGGCAAGCCAGGCCGCCGGACCTCCCATCGCCGTAATCGGTCCGTCCTGTCTCGCCTTTCGGGGCATCGCCTGCATGAGCTGCCGGGATGTCTGTCCGGTGGAGGCCGTGCGGTTCGAGCTCGCCGTTGGTGGTGCCTGCCCCACGATCCTGACCGACGCCTGCACCGGCTGCGGCGCCTGTGCCCGATCCTGCCCTGCCGATGCCATACGGGTTTTCGCGCGGGAGGCCATGGCATGA
- a CDS encoding AraC family transcriptional regulator, translating into MTQVDGTECLTGGDSRPPSQVSQTVPAAIGRTLPPGFIHLGVSKEIVPTLRELGVEPDPVIRAAGLDPHLFDDAMSMIPFAALGRLYTLCVARTGCTHFGLLVGRRASILSLGLVGRLMRHSHTVGEAVRALVSNLSTQDRVVVPALTGRDGIALLTFAAYQAESRSGPQILDAALGVTVNILRTLCGSGWRPDEVLLPRAAPADQTLYRHHFRAPLRFNQESASIIFSARDLDLRIAGADPMMRALLEERIQQLKGAQGTEFSDDIRQLLRTRLTSNHCSADDIAHLLTIHRRTLSRRLKESGLGYRAITNEIRFEIARQLLQDTQVPLAQIAAALGYSEASAFTRAFRRWSGQTPTAWRTEGDHD; encoded by the coding sequence ATGACGCAAGTTGATGGCACCGAATGTCTGACAGGGGGTGACAGCCGGCCACCAAGCCAGGTGTCCCAGACTGTCCCGGCGGCCATTGGGCGAACGCTGCCGCCCGGCTTCATTCACCTTGGCGTCTCCAAGGAAATCGTCCCGACCCTGCGCGAACTCGGCGTCGAGCCCGATCCGGTGATCCGGGCGGCCGGACTGGATCCGCATCTGTTCGACGATGCGATGAGTATGATCCCGTTCGCCGCCCTGGGCCGGCTGTACACCCTGTGCGTGGCCCGCACGGGCTGCACGCATTTCGGGCTCCTGGTCGGCCGGCGGGCGAGCATCCTGTCGCTGGGCCTGGTCGGGCGCCTGATGCGGCACTCGCACACCGTCGGCGAGGCAGTGCGCGCGCTCGTCTCGAACCTGAGCACTCAGGACCGGGTGGTGGTCCCTGCGCTGACGGGCCGCGACGGCATTGCCCTGCTCACGTTTGCGGCCTACCAGGCGGAGAGCCGGAGCGGGCCGCAAATCCTCGACGCCGCACTGGGCGTGACAGTCAACATCCTGCGGACGTTGTGCGGCTCTGGCTGGAGACCGGATGAGGTTCTGTTGCCCCGGGCCGCCCCAGCAGACCAGACGCTGTACCGGCACCATTTCAGAGCCCCGCTCCGGTTTAACCAGGAGAGCGCCAGCATCATCTTTTCTGCCCGTGATTTGGATCTGCGGATTGCGGGGGCCGATCCGATGATGCGCGCCCTTCTGGAAGAACGGATCCAGCAACTGAAGGGTGCGCAGGGCACCGAATTCTCGGACGACATTCGGCAGTTGCTGCGCACGCGACTGACGAGCAATCACTGCTCGGCCGACGACATCGCCCATTTGCTGACGATACACCGCCGCACCCTGAGCCGCCGCCTGAAGGAGAGTGGCCTGGGTTACAGGGCGATCACGAACGAGATCCGGTTCGAGATCGCGCGGCAGTTGCTGCAGGACACGCAAGTGCCGCTCGCCCAGATTGCGGCCGCTCTCGGGTATTCCGAAGCGAGCGCCTTCACCCGGGCCTTCCGGCGCTGGTCGGGCCAGACGCCGACCGCCTGGCGGACCGAAGGCGATCATGACTGA
- a CDS encoding outer membrane protein codes for MRTRILGLLAATALTTAGLSAASAADLPVRAAPPVIAVAPIFTWTGFYVGGNLGWGWRDSNNDPVILTGPGVPGGLEGGTLLFGNSNDATFTGGGQIGYNYQIGSWVIGAEADIQGINNDNNSNVVFIPGPGFAGGDFVPGEFENGADWWGSVRLRAGVAFDRVLVYATGGLAYTEDNTGWALGGGVEWAMPVNWFGSSAVTLGLEGLWVSIDQDDDSTRPTGTFTPVGGAPVNVFLPRSNDEQDFFVARAKLNFKFGTY; via the coding sequence ATGAGAACACGAATTCTTGGCCTCTTGGCCGCAACGGCGCTCACTACCGCTGGACTGTCCGCTGCCTCCGCTGCCGACCTGCCGGTCCGTGCGGCTCCGCCGGTCATCGCGGTGGCTCCGATCTTCACCTGGACCGGCTTCTATGTCGGCGGCAACCTCGGCTGGGGCTGGCGCGACAGCAACAACGACCCGGTGATCCTGACGGGGCCCGGCGTTCCGGGCGGCCTGGAGGGCGGCACGCTCCTCTTCGGCAACAGCAACGACGCCACCTTCACCGGCGGTGGCCAGATCGGCTACAACTACCAGATCGGCTCGTGGGTGATCGGTGCCGAGGCCGACATCCAGGGGATCAATAACGACAACAACTCCAATGTGGTGTTCATCCCCGGTCCGGGCTTTGCTGGCGGGGACTTTGTGCCCGGCGAGTTCGAGAACGGTGCGGATTGGTGGGGCTCGGTGCGCCTGCGCGCCGGTGTCGCCTTCGACCGCGTCCTGGTCTACGCCACCGGTGGTCTGGCCTACACGGAGGACAACACCGGCTGGGCGCTCGGCGGTGGTGTCGAGTGGGCCATGCCGGTGAACTGGTTCGGCTCCTCGGCGGTCACCCTCGGCCTCGAGGGTCTGTGGGTCAGCATCGATCAAGACGACGACAGCACTCGCCCCACCGGGACCTTTACTCCGGTTGGCGGAGCGCCGGTCAATGTGTTCCTGCCGCGGAGCAATGACGAGCAGGACTTCTTCGTCGCGCGCGCCAAGCTGAACTTCAAGTTCGGCACCTACTGA
- a CDS encoding nitrate reductase cytochrome c-type subunit — protein sequence MRHIVFLSLLSVVPCLAAGVILAQDAPRLRGPEPFTEEVPAPPMQRQVTDDVRVGRNYPDQPPVIPHSIEGYAMDLNANKCMSCHARKFTEQSQAPMISVTHYQDRAGNTLGGLAPRRYVCVSCHVPQTTAKPLVENVFTDMDAITEPERQPERRTR from the coding sequence ATGAGGCACATCGTCTTCCTGTCGCTTCTCAGCGTGGTGCCATGCCTGGCGGCCGGGGTGATCCTGGCGCAGGATGCGCCGCGCCTGCGCGGGCCGGAGCCGTTCACCGAGGAGGTGCCGGCGCCGCCAATGCAGCGCCAGGTCACCGACGATGTGCGCGTCGGCCGGAACTATCCCGACCAGCCTCCGGTGATCCCGCATTCCATCGAGGGCTACGCGATGGACCTGAACGCGAACAAGTGCATGTCGTGCCATGCGCGCAAGTTCACGGAGCAGAGCCAGGCGCCGATGATCAGCGTGACGCACTACCAGGACCGGGCCGGCAACACCCTCGGCGGCCTGGCCCCGCGGCGCTACGTCTGCGTCTCCTGCCACGTGCCGCAGACGACAGCGAAGCCGCTGGTGGAGAACGTGTTCACCGACATGGACGCCATTACCGAACCTGAGCGGCAGCCCGAGCGGAGGACGCGCTGA